Proteins encoded within one genomic window of Thermus albus:
- a CDS encoding HesA/MoeB/ThiF family protein — MWTREELDRYHRQMILPQVGPEGQERLKQASVVVVGAGGLGVPVLQYLVAAGVGRIGIVEMDRVEVSNLHRQVLYTTEDIGKPKALVAKERLLALNPLVAVDAYPARLTSENALEILKPYDLVVDASDNFPTRYLVNDACVLLGKPLVHGAIYQFDGQVAVFHHRTPEGEMGPCYRCLFPKPPPPGSVPSCAEAGVFGVLPAVVGSLMAAEALKVLLGIGKPLAGSLLLYDALESQFRKLALRRNPACPVCGDHPTQRELIDYEAFCGL; from the coding sequence ATGTGGACCAGGGAGGAGCTGGACCGCTACCACCGGCAGATGATCCTGCCCCAGGTGGGGCCGGAAGGGCAAGAAAGGCTCAAGCAGGCCTCTGTGGTGGTGGTGGGAGCCGGAGGGCTTGGGGTTCCTGTCCTCCAGTATCTGGTGGCAGCTGGGGTGGGCCGGATCGGCATCGTGGAGATGGACCGGGTGGAGGTCTCTAACCTCCACCGCCAGGTGCTCTACACGACCGAGGACATAGGCAAACCCAAGGCTCTGGTGGCCAAGGAGCGGCTTCTAGCCCTAAACCCCTTGGTGGCGGTTGACGCCTACCCGGCGCGCCTCACCTCGGAAAATGCCCTGGAGATCCTGAAACCCTACGACCTGGTGGTGGATGCCTCCGACAACTTCCCCACCCGCTACCTGGTGAATGACGCCTGTGTCCTCCTAGGAAAGCCTTTGGTCCACGGGGCCATCTACCAGTTTGACGGCCAGGTGGCGGTCTTCCACCACAGGACCCCGGAAGGGGAGATGGGCCCCTGTTACCGTTGCCTCTTCCCCAAGCCCCCTCCGCCGGGAAGCGTCCCCTCCTGTGCGGAGGCCGGGGTCTTCGGGGTTTTACCGGCGGTGGTGGGAAGCCTGATGGCGGCGGAGGCCCTAAAGGTGCTTCTGGGCATCGGTAAACCCCTAGCTGGCTCTCTCCTCCTCTACGACGCTTTGGAGAGCCAGTTCCGCAAGCTTGCCTTACGCCGGAACCCGGCCTGCCCCGTCTGCGGGGACCATCCCACACAGCGGGAGCTCATAGATTACGAAGCCTTTTGCGGGCTCTAG
- a CDS encoding acyltransferase — protein sequence MPWLLPKGITPLHEKALDRFLGSLVEKLSDPAVDRNALVREELARLLYGRPYQELLEASPLAAMGLDPEGITFEAEYYAATDQEKFQKVKPLLWFWKVLDLTPIGQSVHSGVAIRRALAPFIFKRVGRNPKFFQNVEFSVGYNLELGDDVVVHRYVLLDDIGGIKIGDRSSLSDYVNVYSHTHHVLASPDVTLKETIIGSGVRITYHATILAGVRIGDDAMVGTGAIVTKDVPPHAIALGIPARPVRYKVRHDCPYCRKGEPHPSDLIPKAPDRKGNPDYPDFLPPGFGTREA from the coding sequence ATGCCTTGGCTTCTGCCCAAAGGAATCACCCCCCTCCACGAAAAGGCCCTGGACCGCTTCCTGGGGAGCTTGGTGGAGAAGCTTTCCGACCCCGCCGTGGACCGCAATGCCCTGGTGCGGGAGGAGCTGGCCCGCCTCCTCTATGGCCGGCCCTATCAAGAACTCCTCGAGGCCAGCCCTCTGGCCGCCATGGGGTTGGACCCCGAGGGCATCACCTTTGAGGCCGAGTACTACGCCGCCACCGACCAGGAGAAGTTCCAAAAGGTCAAGCCCCTCCTCTGGTTCTGGAAGGTTTTGGACCTCACCCCCATCGGCCAGTCCGTGCACTCGGGGGTGGCTATCCGCCGGGCCCTGGCCCCCTTCATCTTCAAGCGGGTGGGGCGAAACCCCAAGTTCTTCCAAAACGTGGAGTTTTCCGTGGGGTACAACCTGGAGCTGGGGGACGACGTGGTGGTCCACCGCTACGTCCTCCTGGACGATATCGGCGGCATCAAGATTGGGGACCGGTCCTCCCTTTCCGACTATGTGAACGTCTACAGCCACACCCACCACGTCCTGGCCTCCCCCGATGTGACCCTTAAGGAAACCATCATCGGAAGCGGGGTACGCATCACCTACCACGCCACCATCCTGGCGGGGGTGCGCATCGGGGACGATGCCATGGTGGGCACCGGGGCCATCGTCACCAAGGACGTGCCCCCCCACGCTATCGCCCTGGGGATTCCCGCCAGACCCGTGCGCTACAAGGTGCGCCACGACTGTCCCTACTGCCGCAAAGGGGAACCCCATCCCTCGGACCTCATCCCCAAGGCCCCCGACCGCAAGGGCAACCCCGACTACCCCGACTTCCTTCCCCCTGGCTTCGGCACCCGGGAGGCCTAG
- the era gene encoding GTPase Era, translating into MEEKTYSGFVAIVGKPNVGKSTLLNNLLGVKVAPISPKPQTTRKRLRGILTEGNRQIVFVDTPGLHQPMDALGEFMDQEVYEALADVNAVVWVVDLRHPPTPEDELVAKALRPLVGKVPILLVGNKLDAARYPEEALRAYHALLPKAETRTLSALDERQVAELKAELLALLPEGPFFYPEDFAKSDQDFGEWVAEIVREEAMKRLWHEVPYAVAVKTEEVAERENGVLYIKAILYVERPSQKAIVIGEGGRKIKEIGQGARKQLEIFLNRHVYLDLEVKVYPDWRKDPEALRELGYRSMG; encoded by the coding sequence ATGGAAGAGAAAACCTATTCCGGATTCGTGGCCATTGTGGGCAAGCCCAACGTGGGCAAGTCCACCCTCCTCAACAACCTCCTGGGGGTGAAGGTGGCCCCCATCAGCCCCAAGCCCCAGACCACCCGCAAGCGCCTTCGGGGCATCCTCACCGAGGGCAACCGCCAGATCGTCTTCGTGGACACCCCAGGCCTCCACCAGCCCATGGACGCCCTGGGGGAGTTCATGGACCAGGAGGTCTACGAGGCCTTAGCCGATGTGAACGCGGTGGTGTGGGTGGTGGACCTGCGCCACCCCCCCACCCCGGAGGATGAGCTGGTGGCCAAGGCCCTAAGGCCCCTGGTGGGGAAGGTGCCCATCCTTTTGGTGGGCAACAAGCTGGACGCCGCCAGGTACCCTGAGGAAGCCCTAAGGGCCTACCATGCCCTCCTTCCCAAGGCGGAAACCCGTACGCTCTCCGCCTTGGACGAGCGCCAGGTGGCCGAGCTTAAGGCGGAACTCCTGGCCCTCCTTCCCGAAGGCCCCTTCTTCTACCCCGAGGACTTCGCCAAAAGCGACCAAGACTTCGGGGAGTGGGTGGCGGAGATCGTGCGGGAAGAGGCCATGAAGCGCCTTTGGCACGAGGTACCCTACGCGGTGGCCGTGAAAACCGAGGAGGTGGCGGAAAGGGAAAACGGCGTCCTCTACATCAAGGCCATCCTCTACGTGGAACGCCCCTCCCAGAAGGCCATCGTCATCGGGGAGGGGGGTCGGAAGATCAAGGAGATCGGCCAAGGGGCTAGGAAGCAGCTGGAAATCTTCTTGAACCGGCATGTGTACTTGGACCTCGAGGTCAAGGTCTACCCCGACTGGCGCAAGGACCCCGAGGCCTTAAGGGAACTGGGCTACCGGTCCATGGGGTGA